One region of Catenuloplanes indicus genomic DNA includes:
- a CDS encoding GntR family transcriptional regulator: MAVTRQGRAPVWAKIASDLREQISVGALAPDQKMPTEQELTTRYEVARSTARQALAALVNEGLIVPSAPRGYYVRNRKPLFYRPQQEFRPQPTYPEMDRFMADHSADGREPRQEIDVAIIDPPKEVKQRLKLADGELAAVRRRVRYLDGEPFNTNDSYFPLSIVQNTEIMRPADIARGANEVLREAGYPQARTLDEIYVRMPTPDEVQRLELGPGTPIACHICTGLADDGTPVRVVVNILPGDRHVIVYERDGMEAKRSE, translated from the coding sequence ATGGCCGTGACCAGGCAGGGAAGGGCGCCCGTGTGGGCAAAGATCGCGAGTGACCTACGAGAACAGATCTCTGTAGGTGCGCTCGCGCCCGACCAAAAGATGCCGACCGAGCAAGAGCTGACGACGCGGTACGAGGTGGCGCGCTCAACGGCGCGGCAGGCGCTTGCGGCCCTGGTGAACGAGGGTTTGATCGTTCCGAGTGCGCCACGGGGCTACTACGTGCGTAACCGGAAGCCACTGTTCTATCGGCCTCAGCAGGAATTCCGCCCTCAGCCGACGTATCCCGAGATGGATCGGTTCATGGCCGATCACTCCGCCGATGGTCGAGAGCCTAGGCAGGAAATAGACGTCGCGATCATTGATCCGCCGAAAGAGGTGAAGCAGCGCCTCAAACTTGCCGATGGAGAGTTGGCTGCCGTAAGGCGACGGGTGCGCTACCTCGATGGCGAGCCCTTTAATACCAATGACAGCTATTTTCCGTTGAGCATCGTGCAGAATACGGAGATTATGCGCCCTGCCGACATTGCGCGCGGTGCGAATGAGGTCTTGCGCGAGGCGGGTTACCCGCAAGCGCGAACGCTTGATGAGATTTACGTGCGGATGCCCACGCCGGATGAGGTTCAACGTCTGGAATTGGGTCCGGGAACGCCGATTGCCTGCCATATCTGCACCGGCCTAGCGGATGACGGCACGCCCGTACGCGTGGTGGTCAACATCTTGCCCGGTGACCGGCATGTCATCGTCTACGAGCGCGATGGCATGGAGGCGAAGCGCAGTGAGTAG
- a CDS encoding ABC transporter permease: MTAPTTAPSAYPPAVEELLRDALNMAHELGGVPSRNQLMKQFRIGAPKATMLREALTVIATPRLDGTFSPDPITDPPVIAPDPAPVVTPSESAPGTNEDEMPPPREASPLVSPVGHPGTEITTDPAPPVTDAAPAAPVTRKRPVTWPVLLLCLPAFVAIWGGWVEMGRLTGFGEVALLPGIADQVVLDTAITLPIGVETYAAYALYVWLSGMVSGPALRFARASAIGSLSIGALGQVAYHLMASWGWESAPWPVTAVVACIPVAVLGMGAALAHLMHHEN; the protein is encoded by the coding sequence ATGACCGCCCCTACCACCGCCCCGAGCGCGTACCCGCCCGCCGTTGAGGAACTGCTGCGGGACGCATTGAACATGGCTCACGAACTCGGCGGGGTCCCGTCCCGCAACCAGCTCATGAAGCAGTTCCGTATCGGCGCTCCCAAGGCCACCATGCTGCGGGAGGCGCTGACCGTCATCGCCACCCCGCGACTTGACGGCACGTTCAGCCCGGACCCGATCACGGACCCGCCGGTCATCGCGCCGGACCCGGCGCCGGTCGTCACGCCGTCCGAGTCCGCGCCGGGCACGAACGAGGATGAGATGCCCCCGCCGCGTGAGGCGTCGCCGCTGGTCTCTCCGGTCGGACACCCGGGCACGGAGATCACCACCGACCCGGCCCCGCCGGTCACCGACGCCGCCCCGGCCGCGCCGGTGACGCGCAAGCGGCCGGTGACGTGGCCGGTGCTGCTGCTCTGCCTGCCCGCGTTCGTCGCGATCTGGGGCGGCTGGGTGGAGATGGGCAGGCTCACCGGGTTCGGTGAGGTCGCGCTGCTGCCCGGCATCGCCGATCAGGTCGTGCTCGACACCGCGATCACGCTCCCGATCGGTGTCGAGACCTACGCGGCGTACGCGCTTTACGTGTGGCTGTCCGGCATGGTGTCCGGTCCCGCGCTGCGGTTCGCCCGCGCGTCCGCGATCGGGTCACTGAGCATCGGCGCGCTCGGGCAGGTCGCCTACCACCTGATGGCCTCGTGGGGCTGGGAGTCCGCCCCGTGGCCGGTCACCGCCGTGGTGGCCTGCATCCCGGTCGCCGTGCTCGGCATGGGCGCGGCCCTGGCGCACCTGATGCACCACGAGAACTAG
- a CDS encoding RRQRL motif-containing zinc-binding protein gives MARTRAAFHDPTGARYGIPTFWWRGAPDGYATRRQLRQRGLCPGGQPVAAQVLWAGVGGTRAAYLYRLDLARPKRTASPAVLAALAAAMRARKTCPTCRTVRPYVISRSLGECVPCAYPEVPA, from the coding sequence ATGGCCCGGACCCGCGCCGCGTTCCACGATCCGACCGGCGCTCGGTACGGCATCCCCACGTTCTGGTGGCGTGGTGCCCCGGATGGCTACGCCACGCGGCGGCAACTCCGCCAACGCGGGCTGTGCCCCGGCGGCCAACCGGTCGCCGCTCAAGTGCTCTGGGCCGGGGTGGGCGGCACTCGCGCCGCGTACCTCTACCGGCTCGACCTCGCCCGGCCGAAGCGCACCGCTTCCCCGGCCGTGCTCGCTGCGCTCGCTGCGGCGATGCGCGCTCGCAAGACCTGCCCGACCTGCCGCACCGTGCGGCCCTACGTCATCTCGCGCTCGCTCGGCGAGTGCGTTCCCTGCGCCTACCCGGAGGTTCCCGCATGA
- a CDS encoding DUF3307 domain-containing protein: protein MSQSPAVFAAAFAALYTAHQLADHWVQTQHQADHKGTPGWRGRLACAAHVFTYTLTAAVALAAVALTTGMAFDLVGVTLGLTVSAVSHYIADRRTPLRVLADALGSGRFYRLGIPREGRDDNPSLGTGSYALDQSFHVLFLFIAALIIA, encoded by the coding sequence GTGTCTCAGTCCCCGGCCGTCTTCGCTGCCGCGTTCGCGGCGCTCTACACGGCACATCAGCTCGCCGATCACTGGGTGCAGACCCAGCACCAGGCCGACCACAAGGGCACGCCGGGCTGGCGCGGCCGTCTCGCCTGCGCGGCGCACGTCTTCACCTACACCCTGACGGCCGCCGTCGCGCTGGCCGCCGTTGCGCTCACGACCGGCATGGCGTTCGACCTGGTCGGGGTCACGCTCGGGCTGACGGTCTCCGCCGTGTCGCACTACATCGCGGACCGGCGCACGCCGCTGCGCGTGCTCGCTGACGCGCTCGGCTCGGGCCGCTTCTACCGGCTCGGCATCCCGCGTGAGGGCCGCGACGACAACCCGTCGCTCGGCACCGGCAGCTACGCGCTCGACCAGAGCTTTCACGTGCTCTTCCTGTTCATCGCCGCGCTGATCATCGCCTGA
- a CDS encoding NUDIX domain-containing protein, with protein sequence MMFDLIEYTDPAVFTEGVAAGWAEPITDPTVIDWSARQRAALLPFEVTNGRPVSPGGPNRISYGRNGLGRWGENPMADALVTATFCGHLWVLLVERGDGGGWAMPGGSIDPGETPADAAVRELAEETGLHLPGATWTLDRPRWVPDPRGSAEAWAVTVVARADIGVRDRLPDVQGADDARRACWLPADPDIRDRVLDVFAESFGWTGHTFPAHRDVLSEVTR encoded by the coding sequence ATGATGTTCGACCTGATCGAGTACACCGACCCGGCCGTGTTCACCGAGGGCGTGGCCGCTGGATGGGCCGAGCCGATCACCGACCCCACCGTGATCGACTGGTCCGCCCGGCAGCGCGCCGCGCTGCTGCCGTTCGAGGTCACCAACGGCCGCCCAGTCAGCCCCGGCGGCCCGAACCGGATCAGCTACGGCCGCAACGGGCTCGGCCGATGGGGCGAGAATCCCATGGCCGATGCCCTGGTCACGGCCACGTTCTGCGGGCACCTGTGGGTGCTGCTGGTGGAGCGCGGGGACGGGGGCGGCTGGGCGATGCCCGGCGGCTCGATCGACCCCGGCGAGACCCCGGCCGACGCAGCCGTGCGGGAGCTGGCCGAAGAGACCGGCCTGCACCTGCCCGGCGCAACCTGGACCCTCGACCGGCCACGCTGGGTTCCCGACCCGCGCGGCAGCGCTGAGGCGTGGGCCGTCACCGTCGTCGCCCGCGCCGACATCGGCGTCCGCGACCGGCTCCCAGACGTGCAGGGGGCGGACGACGCGCGCCGCGCGTGCTGGCTCCCGGCCGACCCGGACATCCGCGATCGCGTCCTGGACGTCTTCGCCGAGTCGTTCGGCTGGACCGGCCACACCTTCCCCGCTCACCGCGACGTGCTCAGCGAGGTGACCCGATGA
- a CDS encoding bifunctional DNA primase/polymerase, which produces MLLAAYALAAEGLPVFFLGRTKRPVANCPGCPKGDPNHDPEACECLTCHGFYAASTDPDRITAMRAAVPRGLLAIRTGGPVAVVDIDPRNGGRIVPELMPPTRAVRTGSDGWHLYYAHPGGALGAKLHGYPGIDIKADGGYVVAPPSMHPLTGRPYRWIGDRPTVAMPPALVDACRAPVPAESAPPRATVIPLSGGRGISSPEALLEANLNAVRNAPRGQRRTRLYGAARGIARMVKAGAITHARAVDELTRVGREMGQPERDIRAAIIGGFRAESVATEGIAA; this is translated from the coding sequence ATGCTGCTGGCCGCGTACGCGCTGGCCGCTGAGGGACTGCCCGTGTTCTTCCTCGGGCGCACCAAACGCCCCGTCGCCAACTGCCCCGGCTGCCCGAAAGGCGACCCGAACCACGATCCTGAAGCCTGCGAGTGCCTTACCTGCCACGGCTTCTACGCCGCGTCCACCGATCCGGACCGCATCACCGCGATGCGGGCGGCCGTCCCCCGCGGCTTGCTGGCGATCCGGACCGGCGGGCCGGTCGCCGTGGTCGACATCGACCCGCGCAACGGCGGCCGGATCGTGCCCGAGCTGATGCCACCGACCCGCGCCGTACGGACCGGAAGCGACGGGTGGCACCTCTACTACGCCCACCCCGGTGGCGCCCTGGGCGCCAAGCTCCACGGATATCCCGGCATCGACATCAAGGCCGATGGCGGCTACGTCGTCGCCCCGCCGTCGATGCACCCCCTCACCGGCCGTCCGTACCGGTGGATCGGGGACCGGCCGACCGTGGCCATGCCCCCGGCGCTGGTCGACGCGTGCCGGGCGCCCGTGCCGGCCGAATCCGCACCCCCGCGCGCGACCGTGATCCCGCTGTCCGGGGGGCGGGGCATCTCATCTCCTGAGGCGCTGCTTGAGGCCAACCTCAACGCGGTGCGCAACGCCCCGCGCGGTCAGCGCCGCACCCGCCTCTACGGCGCGGCCCGTGGCATCGCACGCATGGTCAAGGCCGGGGCGATCACCCACGCCCGCGCGGTCGACGAACTGACCCGCGTCGGCCGGGAGATGGGCCAGCCCGAGCGCGACATCCGCGCGGCCATCATCGGCGGATTCCGTGCCGAATCCGTCGCCACTGAAGGGATTGCCGCATGA
- a CDS encoding cell division protein FtsK, translated as MTRPDRDDFDWTAAEADVNGADVVDIESARAARRPAAAPDDIDPDDAESIDETPPEHGVPVDPADAVPAEVYARQAARRPILAEWARSRRLLQAAVRHATKDAGYVLAYHAVRMPKYAGKATFYAPIGVFRGTGRLYAWAMAEEGNWDLRQAAASRGDADAWLKLDARRQRQSVWRWWVVGGIGFAGLAGTIVLAFGPWWWQVFAAAIAVPLLARVGRPADKPITDRVVQGNRYRKLTAELVRRALTSLQMSGINSAVAKDANAISFPQEIHRDGPGHLAIVDLPYGVEASEVVARRGKLASAMRLPLDQVWPEPAQGHTGRLALWVGYEPASAMKQPAWPLLAPNAKVDLFKAFPFATTPRLDVVDVDMMFRNYLFGGQPGSGKTFALRDLVLAAALDARAEVRGYELKGVGDFSVLEPVMAEYGNGFDDETLARCFAFIEWLYEEARRRSKRIEHYARLGKAPENKVTPELASLKGSGLHPLVAWFDELQELMTSKYGKDAGELLEKVIKLGRALGIIILIGTQIPDKDSLPTGITRNVNSRFCLSVADQTANDMILGTSAYKNGYRATVFQPVVEAGWGVLRGFGKVQSVRSYYVDTTAAGRIVARAVALRQTAGTLPVPEDQTRTVGPVADVLADLAQVWPGDEKSAWNETLCGLLAELRPETYGGWKSAQLTAALKPHTAITVTSVGKRIEGKQATQRGIHHTELIAAITERDRKRSAD; from the coding sequence ATGACCCGGCCCGATCGAGACGACTTCGACTGGACGGCCGCTGAGGCGGACGTCAACGGCGCGGACGTGGTGGACATCGAGTCCGCCCGCGCGGCCCGCCGCCCGGCCGCCGCGCCCGACGACATCGACCCGGACGACGCCGAGTCGATCGACGAGACCCCGCCGGAGCACGGCGTGCCGGTCGACCCGGCCGACGCGGTACCGGCGGAGGTCTACGCGCGGCAGGCCGCGCGGCGGCCGATCCTGGCGGAGTGGGCGCGGTCGCGCCGGTTGCTTCAGGCGGCCGTCCGGCACGCCACCAAGGACGCCGGGTACGTCCTGGCGTATCACGCGGTCCGCATGCCGAAGTACGCCGGTAAGGCGACGTTTTACGCGCCGATCGGCGTGTTCCGGGGCACCGGCCGCCTCTACGCCTGGGCGATGGCGGAGGAGGGGAACTGGGACCTGCGGCAGGCCGCCGCGTCGCGCGGTGACGCGGACGCGTGGCTCAAGCTCGACGCGCGGCGGCAGCGGCAGTCCGTGTGGCGCTGGTGGGTGGTCGGCGGGATCGGCTTCGCCGGTTTGGCCGGCACGATCGTGCTGGCGTTCGGGCCGTGGTGGTGGCAGGTCTTCGCTGCCGCGATCGCGGTCCCGCTGCTGGCCCGCGTCGGCCGCCCGGCCGACAAACCCATCACCGACCGGGTGGTGCAGGGCAACCGGTACCGCAAGCTCACCGCCGAGCTGGTGCGCCGGGCGCTGACGTCGCTTCAGATGTCCGGCATCAACTCCGCGGTGGCCAAGGACGCCAACGCCATCTCGTTCCCGCAGGAAATCCACCGCGACGGCCCGGGCCATCTGGCGATCGTGGACCTGCCCTACGGCGTTGAGGCGTCGGAGGTGGTAGCCCGGCGCGGCAAGCTCGCGTCCGCGATGCGGCTTCCCCTGGACCAGGTGTGGCCCGAGCCCGCGCAGGGACACACCGGCCGTCTCGCCCTGTGGGTCGGCTACGAACCGGCGTCGGCGATGAAGCAGCCCGCGTGGCCGCTACTCGCGCCGAACGCCAAAGTCGACCTGTTCAAGGCGTTCCCGTTCGCCACCACGCCGCGCCTGGACGTGGTGGACGTCGACATGATGTTCCGCAACTACCTGTTCGGCGGCCAGCCCGGCTCGGGCAAGACGTTCGCACTGCGGGATCTTGTCCTGGCCGCCGCGCTCGACGCGCGGGCAGAGGTCCGGGGCTACGAACTCAAGGGCGTCGGCGACTTCTCCGTCCTGGAGCCGGTCATGGCGGAGTACGGCAACGGCTTCGATGACGAGACCCTGGCCCGCTGTTTCGCATTCATCGAGTGGCTCTACGAAGAGGCCCGCCGCCGCTCGAAGCGCATCGAGCACTACGCGCGGCTCGGCAAGGCCCCGGAGAACAAAGTCACGCCCGAACTCGCCTCCCTCAAGGGGTCCGGGCTGCATCCGCTGGTGGCGTGGTTCGATGAGCTGCAAGAGCTGATGACCAGCAAGTACGGCAAGGACGCCGGAGAGCTGCTGGAGAAGGTCATCAAGCTCGGCCGGGCGCTCGGGATCATCATCCTGATCGGCACCCAGATCCCGGACAAGGACAGCCTCCCGACCGGCATCACCCGCAACGTCAACTCCCGGTTCTGCCTGTCCGTGGCCGACCAGACCGCGAACGACATGATCCTCGGGACGTCCGCGTACAAGAACGGCTACCGGGCGACCGTCTTTCAGCCGGTCGTCGAGGCCGGATGGGGCGTGCTGCGAGGGTTCGGCAAGGTCCAGTCGGTCCGGTCGTACTACGTCGACACCACGGCCGCCGGGCGGATCGTGGCCCGCGCGGTCGCGCTCCGGCAGACCGCCGGGACGCTGCCTGTGCCCGAGGACCAGACCCGCACGGTCGGGCCGGTCGCGGACGTGCTGGCCGACCTGGCGCAGGTCTGGCCGGGCGACGAGAAGAGCGCGTGGAACGAGACGCTGTGCGGGCTGCTGGCCGAGCTGCGGCCCGAGACGTACGGCGGGTGGAAGTCCGCTCAGCTGACCGCCGCGCTCAAGCCGCACACGGCAATCACGGTCACGTCGGTCGGCAAGCGCATCGAGGGCAAGCAGGCCACCCAGCGCGGCATCCACCACACCGAACTCATCGCCGCTATCACCGAGCGTGACCGGAAGCGGTCCGCGGACTGA
- a CDS encoding helix-turn-helix domain-containing protein, with product MHPDTTPITLTVDQAAKRLGIGRTLMYALVSSGEVESVTIGRLRRVPVRCLDEYLNRLLTNPTHVPNAA from the coding sequence ATGCACCCGGACACCACGCCCATCACGTTGACGGTTGACCAGGCCGCCAAGCGGCTCGGAATCGGCCGGACCCTCATGTACGCGCTCGTTTCCAGCGGCGAGGTTGAATCCGTCACCATCGGTCGGCTTCGCCGCGTTCCCGTCCGCTGCCTCGACGAATACCTGAACCGACTCCTCACCAATCCCACCCACGTGCCGAATGCGGCCTGA
- a CDS encoding tyrosine-type recombinase/integrase — translation MPRKKRSEGTRAPNMAASIYQGSDGRWHGRVTMGVRDDGRPDRRHVSAKTEAEVTRKVRDLEKDRDAGRTKRPGRAWTVEKWLDHWLENIAAGSVRPKTYAGYQTAVRRHLIPGLGGHRTDRLQPEHIEKLYAAMRSRNLKPGTVHHTHRTLRAALNEAVRRGQIVKNPVLVAKPPRLQEEEIEPLTVVEAQRVLAVAAKRRNGVRYAIALSIGLRQGEALGLQWRDVNEESSTLTIRRALQRHTWRHGCSGDCGKKRGADCPQRHGGGLAIVDTKSRAGRRVVGVPQPLMRALIAHKAAQDAERAAAGDLWHDEDWVFAQLTGKPLDPRADYEEWRDLLKAAKVRAARLHDARHTAATMLLVLKVPTRAVMDVMGWSNASMAGRYQHVPAEVLNGIAGQVGGLLWGTEDEPKSTEDEPEKEE, via the coding sequence ATGCCTCGCAAGAAGCGCTCTGAGGGCACGCGTGCCCCGAACATGGCGGCCAGCATCTATCAAGGCAGCGACGGGCGCTGGCACGGCCGGGTCACGATGGGCGTCCGCGACGACGGACGCCCGGACCGCCGGCATGTGTCCGCGAAGACGGAAGCGGAGGTCACCCGCAAGGTTCGCGACCTGGAGAAGGACCGTGACGCCGGTCGGACCAAACGGCCCGGCCGGGCCTGGACCGTCGAGAAGTGGCTAGATCACTGGCTGGAGAACATCGCGGCCGGGAGCGTACGTCCCAAGACCTACGCCGGATATCAGACTGCGGTCCGGCGGCATCTCATTCCCGGGCTCGGAGGCCACCGCACCGATCGCCTTCAACCGGAGCACATCGAGAAGCTGTACGCGGCGATGCGTTCCCGCAATCTGAAGCCGGGAACCGTGCACCACACTCACCGCACTTTGCGGGCCGCCCTGAATGAGGCCGTCCGCCGTGGGCAGATCGTCAAGAATCCCGTCTTGGTGGCGAAGCCACCGCGCTTACAGGAGGAGGAAATCGAACCACTCACCGTCGTAGAAGCGCAACGCGTTCTCGCCGTAGCGGCAAAGCGCCGAAACGGAGTGCGCTACGCCATTGCGCTATCCATTGGCCTACGCCAGGGCGAGGCGCTAGGACTCCAATGGCGCGACGTCAACGAGGAGTCAAGCACGCTGACCATTCGGCGCGCCCTACAGCGGCACACATGGCGCCACGGGTGTTCGGGAGACTGCGGCAAGAAGCGTGGCGCGGACTGTCCTCAGCGCCACGGTGGTGGCCTGGCGATCGTCGACACCAAGTCGCGGGCAGGCCGCCGCGTCGTAGGCGTTCCTCAACCGCTCATGCGAGCGCTGATCGCGCACAAAGCGGCTCAGGATGCCGAACGCGCGGCGGCCGGGGACCTGTGGCACGACGAGGACTGGGTGTTTGCTCAGTTGACCGGCAAGCCGCTCGACCCGCGTGCCGACTACGAGGAATGGCGCGACCTGCTCAAGGCGGCCAAGGTTCGCGCGGCGCGGCTGCACGACGCCCGGCACACTGCCGCAACGATGTTGCTGGTCTTGAAGGTGCCGACCCGCGCCGTGATGGACGTCATGGGGTGGTCGAACGCGAGCATGGCCGGGCGCTACCAACACGTACCAGCTGAGGTGCTGAACGGAATCGCCGGTCAGGTCGGCGGGCTGCTCTGGGGCACCGAGGATGAGCCCAAAAGCACCGAGGATGAGCCCGAAAAGGAGGAATGA
- a CDS encoding EAL and HDOD domain-containing protein — MSDEPGADGDIAQSVHVGRQPIWSADRRLVGYELLFRGGMGVSGSFATSQVIVNAFTEFGLAEIAGDRLCFINMTREFLTDELPLPFGPGQAVLEVLETIVVDEELIAGVQRRREQGYAIALDDFLLDTGHERLMGLADYVKIDILNTEPDECRRIAAACRAYPEITLLAEKVENQEHLALAEELGCGLFQGYLLGRPQVLSAQALSPSKFSRIQLMAALLKQDVEINEIVSLVTQDPALSFRLLRASNSVAAGVTNRVSSVHEAVMMLGIAQVRQWVALMALSDVFDSTEGPVDAALSRARMCQLVAAELDQPMDAAFTVGLLDRVADLIDVPSDELAGQLPLSTEVSAALADQAGGLGRVLQAVRAYESGDLDSIRATGIDPNRLTTTFLAAAGWSTNAIDALYAGSGPRE; from the coding sequence ATGAGCGACGAGCCCGGGGCGGACGGCGATATCGCGCAGTCCGTGCATGTCGGGCGCCAGCCGATCTGGTCGGCCGATCGGCGCCTGGTGGGCTACGAGCTTCTGTTCCGCGGCGGCATGGGGGTCTCCGGGAGCTTCGCGACCAGCCAGGTCATCGTGAACGCGTTCACCGAGTTCGGGCTGGCGGAGATCGCCGGGGACCGGCTCTGCTTCATCAACATGACCAGGGAGTTCCTCACCGACGAACTGCCGCTGCCGTTCGGGCCGGGGCAGGCGGTCCTGGAGGTGCTGGAGACGATCGTGGTCGACGAGGAGCTGATCGCGGGCGTACAGCGCCGGCGGGAACAGGGGTACGCGATCGCGCTCGACGACTTCCTGCTGGACACCGGGCACGAGCGGCTGATGGGGCTGGCCGACTACGTGAAGATCGACATCCTGAACACGGAACCGGACGAGTGCCGGCGGATCGCGGCGGCCTGCCGGGCGTACCCGGAGATCACGCTCCTGGCCGAGAAGGTGGAGAACCAGGAGCACCTGGCGCTGGCCGAGGAGCTGGGCTGCGGGCTGTTCCAGGGATACCTGCTGGGCCGGCCGCAGGTGCTGTCCGCACAGGCGCTGTCGCCGTCCAAGTTCAGCCGGATCCAGCTGATGGCCGCGCTGCTCAAGCAGGACGTGGAGATCAACGAGATCGTGTCGTTGGTCACCCAGGACCCGGCGCTGTCGTTCCGGCTGCTGCGAGCCAGCAACTCGGTGGCGGCCGGTGTCACGAACCGGGTCTCCTCGGTGCACGAGGCGGTCATGATGCTCGGGATCGCACAGGTGCGCCAGTGGGTGGCGCTGATGGCGCTCAGCGACGTCTTCGACTCGACCGAAGGGCCGGTGGACGCCGCGCTTTCCCGGGCCCGCATGTGCCAGCTGGTGGCGGCGGAGCTGGACCAGCCGATGGACGCGGCGTTCACGGTCGGGCTGCTGGACCGGGTGGCCGACCTGATCGACGTACCGTCGGACGAACTCGCCGGGCAGCTGCCGCTCTCCACCGAGGTGTCGGCGGCGCTGGCCGATCAGGCCGGCGGCCTGGGGCGGGTGCTCCAGGCCGTGCGTGCCTACGAGAGCGGCGACCTCGACTCGATCCGGGCGACCGGCATCGATCCGAATCGGCTGACCACCACGTTCCTGGCGGCGGCGGGCTGGTCAACCAACGCGATCGACGCGCTCTACGCCGGCTCCGGTCCGCGCGAGTAG
- a CDS encoding DUF3631 domain-containing protein, with product MNQPKRTVNGAALLDRLHAALTRYVVLPSPEATDAVVLWIAAAHAQPAWAHAPRLVIRAPEKRCGKSRLLDIVEGTTHNPLITVNASTAAVYRSIGSDDPPTLLVDEADTIFGGKQAEANEELRGLLNAGHQRNRPTIRWDNARNKVETIPTFAMAALAGIGHMPDTIEDRAVVIRMRRRAPGETVSPYRHRRDGAALRALARDLTVWLRANLKLLECAEPEMPLEDRAADTWEPLIAVADLAGGDWPDRGRHAAATLTAERDSNTESSDRIRLLADCRAAIGEHGVIPTAVLLDRLKADPEAPWAEYGGTGLTPIKLGALLREYDIRPETIRFAPPVGQAKGYRAVAFLDAWKRYTPEVITDAVGEPYQPYQPSPGSSEAVRLDNVVRLKPYQAPLDEMPPPPDSGTAGTA from the coding sequence ATGAACCAGCCCAAGCGCACCGTGAACGGCGCGGCCCTGCTCGACCGGCTACACGCCGCACTCACCCGCTACGTCGTGCTCCCCTCCCCGGAAGCGACCGATGCTGTGGTGCTGTGGATCGCGGCCGCTCACGCGCAACCGGCGTGGGCGCACGCGCCCCGGCTGGTCATCCGCGCCCCCGAGAAGCGCTGCGGGAAATCCCGGCTGCTCGACATCGTGGAAGGCACCACCCACAACCCGCTCATCACCGTCAACGCGTCCACGGCCGCCGTGTACCGGTCGATCGGCAGCGATGACCCGCCCACGCTGCTGGTGGATGAGGCCGACACGATCTTTGGCGGCAAGCAGGCTGAGGCGAACGAGGAACTGCGCGGCCTGCTCAACGCCGGTCACCAGCGCAACCGGCCCACGATCCGATGGGACAACGCCCGCAACAAAGTCGAGACGATCCCCACGTTCGCCATGGCCGCGCTCGCCGGGATCGGCCACATGCCCGACACCATCGAGGACCGGGCTGTGGTCATCCGCATGCGCCGCCGGGCGCCCGGCGAGACCGTCAGCCCGTACCGGCACCGGCGCGACGGCGCGGCCCTGCGCGCGCTGGCACGGGACCTGACCGTATGGCTCCGGGCCAACCTCAAACTGCTGGAGTGCGCCGAGCCGGAAATGCCGCTGGAGGACCGGGCAGCCGACACGTGGGAGCCGCTGATCGCCGTGGCCGATCTCGCCGGGGGTGACTGGCCCGACCGGGGACGGCACGCAGCAGCGACGCTGACCGCTGAGCGGGACAGCAACACCGAATCCTCCGACCGCATCCGGCTGCTGGCCGACTGCCGGGCCGCGATCGGGGAACACGGCGTGATCCCGACCGCCGTCCTGCTCGACCGGCTCAAGGCCGACCCGGAGGCGCCCTGGGCGGAGTACGGCGGGACCGGCCTGACGCCGATCAAGCTTGGTGCGCTGCTGCGCGAGTACGACATCCGGCCGGAGACGATCCGGTTCGCGCCGCCGGTCGGGCAGGCCAAGGGCTACCGCGCCGTGGCGTTCCTGGACGCCTGGAAGCGCTACACGCCGGAGGTCATCACCGACGCGGTCGGAGAGCCGTACCAGCCGTACCAGCCGTCCCCGGGCAGCTCAGAGGCGGTACGGCTCGACAACGTGGTACGGCTCAAGCCGTACCAGGCACCCCTAGATGAGATGCCCCCGCCCCCGGACTCCGGTACCGCTGGTACGGCTTGA
- a CDS encoding DUF6284 family protein: MRDHLFHIDEPTGAELEAVENEWPLIIAELDLMEAELDVLDAAEIGGPFDLDWQRLRRAEARVLREAAALADRVAGPYRAA, encoded by the coding sequence GTGAGGGACCATCTTTTCCACATCGACGAACCGACCGGCGCCGAGCTGGAGGCCGTCGAGAACGAGTGGCCGCTGATCATCGCTGAGCTTGACCTGATGGAAGCCGAACTGGACGTGCTGGACGCGGCTGAGATCGGCGGACCGTTCGATCTGGACTGGCAGCGCCTCCGGCGCGCTGAGGCTCGCGTGCTGCGTGAGGCTGCCGCGCTGGCCGACCGCGTTGCCGGGCCGTACCGCGCGGCCTGA